A region of the Veillonellales bacterium genome:
AGCCGAGATACTTCTGTTGCTACAATCCGGGACACCATTGCCAAATCCAAGCCCAGTGTTTCACCGCCGGAACAATTAAACAGCAGCAAATATTGTTTTTCTGCCCCAATAGGTTTCATCGCATCGTTAGCCGCCAAAGAAGTATCCTGGATAAAGGAAATTCCGGCGCGGCGCCGGATTCTTTCAGTATCTAGAATCATTGAAATGCTGCCGTCGCCCAGTACTGTCACGCCGGAATACAAGCCGCAATTTCCCAGTACCGTTGAAAGGGGTTTTACCAGAATTTCTTCCGTGTCGTAAACCGAATCAACAACCAGCCCATAGACCATGCTGCCTGCCTTGATCACCAATACACGCAGCAGCTGCTCCGTATTGGCAAAGGCTTTAACGGCAGCTGCTGCCGGCGGCGTTTCTCCCGCAAGTATATCCGCCAGTCTGACCAAAGGAAACAGTCGTCCCCGCAGACGCAGAACCGGCCGGTTCTGTACCACTTCAACTCTTTTTTCACCGGTTTCGCCTGGCTGGATCAGCAGCAGCTCCCGGACATTCGCCTGAGGAATGACAAATGATTTACCATCCACAGCCACGATAAAAGCAGAAATAATGGCCAATGTTAACGGTAAAATCAAGCGGAAAGTAGTTCCCTTCCCCGGATCGGAAAAGACCTCAATCTTGCCGCCGAGTTTTTCAATGTTGGTCTTTACCACATCCATCCCTACGCCACGACCGGAAATATCGGTAATTTCCTCCGCCGTTGAAAATCCGGGAGTCATAATCAGATTTATGATATCGGCCTCATCCAAAGCCTTGCTCTCATTTTCACCTATCAGCCCTTTTTGCACCGCCTTGGCTCTCACTTTTTCCACATCAATGCCGGCGCCGTCGTCACAAACATCCACCAGCACTCTGCCGCTTTCGTGGTAAGCGTGCAATACCAGAGAACCGGGGATTGGCTTATGCTTCTCTGCCCGGATTTCCGCCGTCTCTATGCCATGATCCAGGGCATTTCGCACTAAATGGGTCAGGGGATCAACCAAGGCCTCAATCAACGAACGATCCAGCTCTACCTCCAGGCCCTGCATCGTCAGGTCAACTTCCTTATTTACTTTATGGGACAGATCTCGGACAATGCGGGGGAATTTATTAAACACATTGGCAATAGGCTGCATCCTGGTTTGCATAACCTTTTTTTGCAGGTTGGTGGTCAGTTCGTCAATACTTCTGGCTACCAATTCCAGCTGAGGAACCCGGTCGCCGTTTTCCTGGGAAATCCGCAGCAGCTGGTTGCGCCGCAGCACCATTTCTCCCGCCAAATTCAGCAAGTCGTTCAGCAAGCCCACATTCACCCGGATACTGTCTTTCACCATGATTTCCCGGGGAGGTACGGCATCCTTCCTGGCAACCGGTACCGCCGCATTATCCTCCTTTACGACAGCCCGCTGGGACGATTTGTCGCAATGAGCGGCAGGATCCTCCCTTTTTTCTAAAACCGGCGCATCGTTACTCGTTAACTGATTCCATACGTCCCAGACTGAAAAAAGCCCGGATTGATCAACCGGCTTCGTTTGTGGTACTGCTAAAAATCTTTTGATAGCGGCGACCTGCTCGGTAATATCGTATTTTTCACCAGCGGCCGGCGACATGTTGATGAGTTTCTTCAGCATGTCGCCGGCCGACAGCATAGCATCTATCATTTCAGAGTTGACTTTCAGTCTATGTTCACGAAACTCGCCAAATAAATTTTCCAGGCAATGAGACAACTCTACAATTTTATTGAGTCCAAAAAAGCCGGCAGTACCCTTAATGCTGTGGGCGGCACGAAAAATTTCGTTGATAGTACCGTCATCCTCTTCTCCTTCTTCCAAGCGCAACAGACCTGCCTCGATTGTCTCAAGATGAGCCTTTGCTTCCGTGACAAATTCTTTTAAAAGCTCACTGTCCGTTTCCAACTCCATCACCTGCCGCATCCGGGATTTTTCATGCCTTAAATCTTCCTATTAGCTCTTTCAGTTGATTTGCCAGCTCGCCCGATTCATGAGCACTCTCGCTCACCTGGGAAGCTTTTGTCGCCGTGTCGCCAATCGCCTTATCGGTCTCCTGCATACTCAGGGAAATATCCTGAGTCCCTTTAGCAATTTCCTGAGTCGCCTGAGAAATATTATTCATAATGGACTCCATTTCACCCATGCTGCGTGCTACCTCGTCCGCTTTCTGCGAAATTTCCGCATTGGTATGAACCATAGCTTCCACGCCGCCGGCCGCTTCCGCCGCATTCTGTGAAACCCGCTGAGTCTTGTCGGCAATAGCGGTCACTTCCCGGCTGATCGTCGTCACATCACCGGTGCTCGACTCAGGCTTCTCCGTACCTTCCGTTGCCGGTTCGCCGACAGCCGCTGCAATCGTCTGAGTAATATCCATGGTCTCCGCAATTACTTCGGTAATTTTTCCGACTACGGTCACCGCTTCCCCCATATCATTTTGCATCTCTTCAATTTGCTGCCCGATCCGTCCGGCTTCCTCGGTGGTCCGTTTTGACAATTCCTTGACTTCCCCCGCCACTACGGCAAAACCTTTTCCGGCTTCACCGGCACCGGCCGCCTCAATCGTGGCATTCAGAGCCAGCATATTGGTCTGTTCGGCAATATTGCGGATTACAGCCACGATTTTGCTGATTTGTTTCGATGAGGCACTTAATCTTTGGATCATATCGTTAGTTTCCTGAGAACGAATTTTTGCTTCTGCTGTAATAGCGATGGAATGTTTGCAGGACGATGCCACCTCCTGGGCAAAAACCGATACTTGCTGAATGCTTTGGGAAACTTCATTGATTACAGTACTAACCTCTTTTACGTCCCGCTCCACACTTTCCGATGCCTCCGCCGCTTTTTTCGCGGCAGACGACATTTCTTTGGCCCGCAGGGAAACGGATTCCACGCTGTGACTGGCCTGCTCCGTTGAACTGGCGTTTTCCTCCGTTCCTGCCGATATTTGCTCTACCGAAGCGCTTACCATGCCCACCGTGGCACTCATTTCCTGGCTGTTGGCCGCTACAGTTGATGCAATATCAATCAGCTTATTGGAACTGCCCTGCAGCTGCACGGTGGAATGATAAATGTCATTGAGCATTTCCCGCAAATCACCAACCATTTTGTTAAATCCGGCGGCAAGCCGGGAAATCTCGTCCTCTCCCTGAACTTCTGCCTGGACCGTAAGATCGCCGTTTGCCAGCAATGCCACCTGCTGCTCCAATTTTTCCAACGGTCCTGTAATGCGGCGCGCTACAATAAAGGTTACGCCGATTACCAGCAAAATCGACACCAAAGCGATGGCAATAAACAACTCCCTTAAATAAACCAGAGGCTGAAAAACAACCGCCTGATCCACATTAATACACAGCGTCCAATGAGTCGACGGTATTTGCTTATATACCATAATCATATCTGTGCCGTTTTCTTTAAAATATTGAAAACCCTGTTCTTTTTCCTGAATTTCTTTCGCCACACCGGCAATATCTTTCAACTTCTCTATTTCAAAAATATTTTTACCCAGCACTGCGGCATCGGGATGAGCCAGGATAAATCCCTTACGATCCGTTAAAAACGCATATCCATGGCCGTCCAGGTTAATATCCCTGACAATATCCACTAAAGTGTTCAGCATAATATCGCTGCTTACCACACCCCGGATTTGCCCGGACGGTGACCATACAGGCAGCGCGGCCGACACTTCCAGCTTTTGCGTTTCTTCATCAACGTATGGATCGGTAAATACGGTCCGCTTCTGTTGAATGGCTTCTTTGTACCATATGC
Encoded here:
- a CDS encoding hybrid sensor histidine kinase/response regulator; this translates as MELETDSELLKEFVTEAKAHLETIEAGLLRLEEGEEDDGTINEIFRAAHSIKGTAGFFGLNKIVELSHCLENLFGEFREHRLKVNSEMIDAMLSAGDMLKKLINMSPAAGEKYDITEQVAAIKRFLAVPQTKPVDQSGLFSVWDVWNQLTSNDAPVLEKREDPAAHCDKSSQRAVVKEDNAAVPVARKDAVPPREIMVKDSIRVNVGLLNDLLNLAGEMVLRRNQLLRISQENGDRVPQLELVARSIDELTTNLQKKVMQTRMQPIANVFNKFPRIVRDLSHKVNKEVDLTMQGLEVELDRSLIEALVDPLTHLVRNALDHGIETAEIRAEKHKPIPGSLVLHAYHESGRVLVDVCDDGAGIDVEKVRAKAVQKGLIGENESKALDEADIINLIMTPGFSTAEEITDISGRGVGMDVVKTNIEKLGGKIEVFSDPGKGTTFRLILPLTLAIISAFIVAVDGKSFVIPQANVRELLLIQPGETGEKRVEVVQNRPVLRLRGRLFPLVRLADILAGETPPAAAAVKAFANTEQLLRVLVIKAGSMVYGLVVDSVYDTEEILVKPLSTVLGNCGLYSGVTVLGDGSISMILDTERIRRRAGISFIQDTSLAANDAMKPIGAEKQYLLLFNCSGGETLGLDLAMVSRIVATEVSRLQKIGSRYYIFYQGQTIRVIRPEHHLPLSRKKNHLDKVYIILPKLVKYTVGILAEKIEDALYTQVSLDKDGVCGTGILGSAMINGTVVTLLNIHELFAKAAPEYYHRPIQRDEGQGAAEKKNTILLVEDTPFFLKVVKSYLESDGYEVLSAENGRQALEKLRQSRVDVVISDIEMPLMNGFELVRAIRADEKLRQLPVIALTSLTGEVNRDKGLRAGFDIYEYKFDRLRLLESIHEVLGKRAEPRQRG
- a CDS encoding methyl-accepting chemotaxis protein, whose product is MSIRTKMILVFSAIAAIIVLAAASAGYFFTKDRLTENIEKQMTATASAHVNKLDGWLIGKEKVVENTAGTIQSAAGNGQVPASLLAGYKNVDQDLNDVYFGSAEGKLVSGSGWVPSAGFDPRTRIWYKEAIQQKRTVFTDPYVDEETQKLEVSAALPVWSPSGQIRGVVSSDIMLNTLVDIVRDINLDGHGYAFLTDRKGFILAHPDAAVLGKNIFEIEKLKDIAGVAKEIQEKEQGFQYFKENGTDMIMVYKQIPSTHWTLCINVDQAVVFQPLVYLRELFIAIALVSILLVIGVTFIVARRITGPLEKLEQQVALLANGDLTVQAEVQGEDEISRLAAGFNKMVGDLREMLNDIYHSTVQLQGSSNKLIDIASTVAANSQEMSATVGMVSASVEQISAGTEENASSTEQASHSVESVSLRAKEMSSAAKKAAEASESVERDVKEVSTVINEVSQSIQQVSVFAQEVASSCKHSIAITAEAKIRSQETNDMIQRLSASSKQISKIVAVIRNIAEQTNMLALNATIEAAGAGEAGKGFAVVAGEVKELSKRTTEEAGRIGQQIEEMQNDMGEAVTVVGKITEVIAETMDITQTIAAAVGEPATEGTEKPESSTGDVTTISREVTAIADKTQRVSQNAAEAAGGVEAMVHTNAEISQKADEVARSMGEMESIMNNISQATQEIAKGTQDISLSMQETDKAIGDTATKASQVSESAHESGELANQLKELIGRFKA